One region of Thunnus albacares chromosome 20, fThuAlb1.1, whole genome shotgun sequence genomic DNA includes:
- the LOC122971245 gene encoding interleukin-21 receptor isoform X2 — translation MSESAAGVMDLTSIPRLNLMLLVVFLLVSPNIVCLHGHSLTVVDHHLHCVNDYLSNISCSLTIAPSEKTSDSNSSYWLKISYTETQDFVCMLTNTNGDYFCTVKVRDDDDCFTDMDVFEISLCHNQSNGSQSCELLDETYQPFQNIKPNPPCCLTVSQNSRQHHFTWNSTYEKYDQTSLVKSLDYQLHFYKRQDKDDVALPQINTNHKNFSMDDHEFVPNTDYGARVRSSPNKAHFKGEWSEWSSEVHWTTKAPLSDFSTFAIVSGLSMKVFIPIFVIVPLILLLCYARIKKWRQNAFIPTPAPYFHTLYSDCQGDFKSWVVTQENTADMLKTEETLHIYTLTKCADVQEEDCPPHFHQQLMEGSAYNNITNTGCDPSLLGVPYAVSTIAPLSSSGSLLKNLTFSFQPESPAEGDSGCWLCSDTSLEKDPPWYCNEYCTLSAFQQPGPVTAECHGSPSTRSCSAEIIRVDAFGQA, via the exons TTGTGGACCACCATCTTCACTGTGTGAATGATTACCTGTCCAACATCAGCTGCTCCCTGACCATCGCACCATCAGAAAAAACTTCAGACAGCAACAGCTCCTACTGGCTCAAAATCTCATATACCGA AACGCAGGACTTTGTGTGCATGCTAACAAACACCAATGGGGATTATTTCTGTACCGTTAAAGTgcgtgatgatgatgactgtttTACGGATATGGATGTCTTTGAAATATCACTCTGTCACAACCAAAGTAATGGGTCTCAAAGCTGCGAACTGCTGGATGAAACATATCAGCCATTTCAGAACA TTAAACCAAACCCACCGTGCTGCCTCACAGTTAGCCAAAACTCAAGGCAACACCACTTCACCTGGAATAGCACCTATGAGAAATACGATCAGACCAGCCTGGTCAAGAGTCTGGATTATCAGCTCCATTTCTacaaaagacaagacaaagaTGATGT GGCATTACCTCAAATCAACACAAACCATAagaacttttctatggatgatCACGAATTTGTGCCAAACACTGATTACGGTGCAAGAGTACGGTCCAGCCCCAACAAGGCTCATTTCAAGGGAGAGTGGAGCGAATGGTCCTCTGAGGTTCACTGGACAACGAAGGCACCCTTGAGCG ATTTCTCAACTTTTGCCATTGTTTCTGGACTGAGTATGAAGGTGTTCATCCCCATATTTGTGATAGTGCCACTCATCTTACTTTTGTGCTATGCTCGAATTAAAAA ATGGAGGCAAAATGCCTTTATCCCAACTCCAGCACCCTATTTCCATACCCTATACAGTGACTGCCAAGGAGATTTCAAG AGCTGGGTGGTTACACAAGAAAACACGGCAGACATGCTGAAAACTGAGGAAACACTCCACATTTACACCCTCACCAAGTGTGCAGATGTGCAAGAGGAAGACTGTCCACCCCACTTTCACCAGCAGCTTATGGAGGGCAGCGCATACAACAACATAACTAACACAGGCTGCGATCCTTCTCTACTGGGCGTCCCGTACGCAGTGAGCACCATAGCTCCACTGTCATCTTCAGGGAGCCTGCTGAAAAATCTGACCTTCAGTTTTCAGCCCGAGAGCCCTGCTGAAGGAGACTCAGGGTGCTGGCTCTGCAGCGACACATCCCTCGAGAAAGACCCTCCCTGGTACTGCAATGAGTACTGTACCTTGAGCGCCTTCCAGCAGCCTGGTCCGGTCACAGCAGAGTGCCATGGGAGCCCCTCAACAAGATCTTGCTCAGCAGAGATTATCAGAGTGGATGCCTTTGGGCAAGCATAA
- the LOC122971245 gene encoding interleukin-21 receptor isoform X1 yields the protein MSESAAGVMDLTSIPRLNLMLLVVFLLVSPNIVCLHGHSLTVVDHHLHCVNDYLSNISCSLTIAPSEKTSDSNSSYWLKISYTEFRTQDFVCMLTNTNGDYFCTVKVRDDDDCFTDMDVFEISLCHNQSNGSQSCELLDETYQPFQNIKPNPPCCLTVSQNSRQHHFTWNSTYEKYDQTSLVKSLDYQLHFYKRQDKDDVALPQINTNHKNFSMDDHEFVPNTDYGARVRSSPNKAHFKGEWSEWSSEVHWTTKAPLSDFSTFAIVSGLSMKVFIPIFVIVPLILLLCYARIKKWRQNAFIPTPAPYFHTLYSDCQGDFKSWVVTQENTADMLKTEETLHIYTLTKCADVQEEDCPPHFHQQLMEGSAYNNITNTGCDPSLLGVPYAVSTIAPLSSSGSLLKNLTFSFQPESPAEGDSGCWLCSDTSLEKDPPWYCNEYCTLSAFQQPGPVTAECHGSPSTRSCSAEIIRVDAFGQA from the exons TTGTGGACCACCATCTTCACTGTGTGAATGATTACCTGTCCAACATCAGCTGCTCCCTGACCATCGCACCATCAGAAAAAACTTCAGACAGCAACAGCTCCTACTGGCTCAAAATCTCATATACCGA atTCAGAACGCAGGACTTTGTGTGCATGCTAACAAACACCAATGGGGATTATTTCTGTACCGTTAAAGTgcgtgatgatgatgactgtttTACGGATATGGATGTCTTTGAAATATCACTCTGTCACAACCAAAGTAATGGGTCTCAAAGCTGCGAACTGCTGGATGAAACATATCAGCCATTTCAGAACA TTAAACCAAACCCACCGTGCTGCCTCACAGTTAGCCAAAACTCAAGGCAACACCACTTCACCTGGAATAGCACCTATGAGAAATACGATCAGACCAGCCTGGTCAAGAGTCTGGATTATCAGCTCCATTTCTacaaaagacaagacaaagaTGATGT GGCATTACCTCAAATCAACACAAACCATAagaacttttctatggatgatCACGAATTTGTGCCAAACACTGATTACGGTGCAAGAGTACGGTCCAGCCCCAACAAGGCTCATTTCAAGGGAGAGTGGAGCGAATGGTCCTCTGAGGTTCACTGGACAACGAAGGCACCCTTGAGCG ATTTCTCAACTTTTGCCATTGTTTCTGGACTGAGTATGAAGGTGTTCATCCCCATATTTGTGATAGTGCCACTCATCTTACTTTTGTGCTATGCTCGAATTAAAAA ATGGAGGCAAAATGCCTTTATCCCAACTCCAGCACCCTATTTCCATACCCTATACAGTGACTGCCAAGGAGATTTCAAG AGCTGGGTGGTTACACAAGAAAACACGGCAGACATGCTGAAAACTGAGGAAACACTCCACATTTACACCCTCACCAAGTGTGCAGATGTGCAAGAGGAAGACTGTCCACCCCACTTTCACCAGCAGCTTATGGAGGGCAGCGCATACAACAACATAACTAACACAGGCTGCGATCCTTCTCTACTGGGCGTCCCGTACGCAGTGAGCACCATAGCTCCACTGTCATCTTCAGGGAGCCTGCTGAAAAATCTGACCTTCAGTTTTCAGCCCGAGAGCCCTGCTGAAGGAGACTCAGGGTGCTGGCTCTGCAGCGACACATCCCTCGAGAAAGACCCTCCCTGGTACTGCAATGAGTACTGTACCTTGAGCGCCTTCCAGCAGCCTGGTCCGGTCACAGCAGAGTGCCATGGGAGCCCCTCAACAAGATCTTGCTCAGCAGAGATTATCAGAGTGGATGCCTTTGGGCAAGCATAA
- the ube2ib gene encoding SUMO-conjugating enzyme UBC9-A, whose amino-acid sequence MSGIALSRLAQERKAWRKDHPFGFVAVPTKNPDGTMNLMNWECAIPGKKGTPWEGGLFKLRMLFKDDYPSSPPKCKFEPPLFHPNVYPSGTVCLSILEEDKDWRPAITIKQILLGIQELLNEPNIQDPAQAEAYTIYCQNRVEYEKRVRAQAKKFSPS is encoded by the exons ATGTCTGGCATTGCATTGAGCCGGCTTGCCCAGGAGCGCAAGGCATGGCGGAAGGACCATCCTTTT GGATTTGTTGCTGTACCAACAAAAAATCCAGATGGAACCATGAATCTCATGAATTGGGAATGTGCTATTCCTGGCAAGAAAGGg ACTCCGTGGGAAGGAGGCCTTTTCAAACTGCGCATGTTGTTCAAGGATGACTATCCTTCTTCACCTCCAAAAT gtAAATTTGAGCCTCCACTCTTCCATCCAAATGTGTATCCATCAGGCACAGTATGCCTATCTATTCTAGAGGAGGACAAGGACTGGAGACCAGCCATCACAATAAAGCAG ATCTTATTAGGTATCCAGGAACTCCTAAATGAGCCAAATATCCAGGATCCAGCCCAAGCAGAGGCTTACACAATCTACTG CCAAAACAGAGTAGAATATGAAAAAAGAGTTCGAGCACAAGCCAAAAAATTCTCCCCCTCATAA